AAGTACATCTGCGTCGAACAAAAAACATTGATTGCTATGGGTATGTTGTTCCGGGCGCATAAAACTTACTTAATTTACTTGACCTTATCTGACGTCAATCCCCATGAATGTCCATCGGGGTGGTACAAAAACTTTGCTGTCCCCCCAATCCCACGCACTCCACCGCGCCAAAACCGGAGCAAATGTGGTAGGATGCGCTCTGTCAACGCCCTCTGCCGTGGCGTATTATGGCGCAAAAAGGTCCAACCATCCACGGTTTTGCAGTACAGGGCTAAGTGTGAGTTGAAACAACATAAGGTTAATGTAAATGCACATTCGAAAACGTATTCTGATTACCGGCGGCGCCGGTTTCATTGGCTCCCATTTGAGTGAAGCCCTATTGGCTCAAGGCTACGATGTAATCTGCCTGGATAATTATTTCACCGGCACCAAGGACAATGTGGCCCACTTACTCGACAACCCTAATTTTGAACTGTTGCGCCACGATGTTACCTTTCCCTTGTACGTGGAAGTGGATGAGATTTACAACCTGGCCTGTCCCGCCTCCCCCATTCACTACCAACACGACCCGGTTCAAACCACCAAAACCAGCGTCCACGGCGCCATCAATATGCTGGGCCTCGCCAAACGTACACGAGCCAAAATCTTTCAAGCTTCCACCAGCGAAGTCTACGGTGACCCGCAAGTTCATCCCCAAACCGAGGACTATTGGGGCCACGTAAATCCCATCGGTTTCCGTTCCTGTTATGACGAAGGAAAACGTTGTGCCGAGACGCTGTTTTTTGACTACCGGCGCCAGCATAATTTGATTATCAAAGTCGCACGCATTTTTAATACCTATGGACCTCGCATGCACCCCAATGACGGTCGTGTGGTCTCCAATTTCATTGTGCAAGCACTCAGGGGTGAGGACATCACCATCTACGGTGACGGCTCCCAGTCCCGCTCTTTTTGTTATGTGGACGACTTGGTGGACGCCTTTATCCGCCTGATGAATTCCCGTGACGATTTCGCCGGCCCGGTGAATCTGGGCAATCCCAACGAATTCACTATTAAAGAACTGGCAGAACAAGTACTGGAGCAAGTGGGTTCAAAATCCAAGCTGGTGTACAAACCCTTACCTTCGGACGACCCACGACAACGTCAACCGGATATTAGTCTGGCCAAACAAGAACTGGACTGGCAACCCAAGGTGGCTTTAAAAGAAGGTTTAAGCAAAACCATTGCCTATTTTGACGAGCTCTTGAAAAAGTAAGCCATGCCCCAACTGCCATTGTCGAGTGCACCGCAAAGCCTGTGCATTCTGAGGCTGTCGGCCATCGGTGACATTTGTCATACCCTGCCCGTTGTACGCACGCTGCAACGGGCTTGGCCTCAGACCCAATTGACCTGGATTATCGGTAAAACCGAACATCAACTCATCGGCGATATTGAAAACATCGAATTTCTGGTGTTCGACAAAAGCCGCCCCTGGCAGTCCTATAGGTCCCTGTATCGGCAGCTACGCAGACGCCATTTTGACGCCCTGTTGCACATGCAAATGTCCATACGTTCCAGCCTTATTAATCGTTTTGTACACAGCCCCATACGCCTGGGCTTTCATCGGCAGCAGGCCAAAGACTTACAATGGTTGTTTAACAATCACCAGATTGCGGCGGCCAATAAGCAACACGTGATGGACAGCCTGTTTGGCTTTGCCCAGGCCTTGGGTATCAAGGAGCCCTACCTGCATTGGGACATCCCTATTGCTAAACCCGAGCAGGATCATGTGGCCCAACTGCTGAGCGCTGCCCGCCCCGACCAACCCCTGCTGCTCATCAGCCCCAGTTCGTCCATGCCCTACCGCAACTGGCATGTGGCGGGTTACGCTGCGATTTGCGATTACGCCGCCCAGCGTTACGGCGCCTATGTGGTGCTGAGTGGTGGCCCATCGCCATTGGAACAACAGTTGGGAGCAGACATTGAAGCCCAAGCCAAGCACAAGCCCTTAAACCTCATCGGCAAAACCAATTTGAAACAAATGCTGGCACTGCTGCAACGAGCCACCGCTCTGCTATCACCGGACTCAGGCCCGGCCCATATGGCCACGGCCGTGAATACTCCCGTGGTGGGCCTGTATGCCTGCACCAATCCGGACCGCGCCCGCCCCTATTTAAGCGAGGACACCACGGTTAATCGTTATGCGGAAGCGATAGAAAAAAAATTTGGCGTGGCGGTGGATCAAATTCCCTGGGGAACGCGAGTAAAAGACCCGGGTACCATGGATTTGATCAGCATCGAGGATGTGAAACAAAAATTGGACAGTATTTTGGGTTCGGCAAGCTAAACCCTAAAGCAGGCTAAAACAGCGCCTCTTCGATCAAAGAACAAATCACGTGACCAATCGCTATATGCGACTCCTGAATCCGGGCTGTATTGGTGGAAGGAACACGAACACAATAATCACACAGTTCCAGCATATCACCGCCGCTTGCACCGGTCATGCCCACGGTTATGATTCCCGCTTGTTTACAGGCCTGAATCGCCGCCACCACGTTGGCCGAACCACCGGAGGTGGAATAACCAATAAACACATCGCCTTTTTGTCCGAATGCCTCAATTTGACGATGAAAAACCGCATTGTAGCCATAGTCATTGGCGACCGCTGTCATGGTGGAGGAATTGGTGGTCAAAGCCATAGCAGCAATGCCTGCGCGGTCTTTTTCAAACCGCCCCACCAGTTCGGCTGCAATATGTTGCGCATCCGCCGCGCTGCCACCGTTGCCTGCCAGCATCAGCTTGTGCCCGGATCGATAGGCTTCAATACAAACCTGAGCCACTTTCTGTATGGTTTCCAGCATTTGCGTATCGTTCAGCAATTGCTGTTTGGTTTGGATGGAATCCTTAAGTTGAGATTTGATCTGTTCCAGCATGAGGTCGTCACCAGACTGTGTGATACAATAAATTCCCGGATTATACTCGCTTTTGTTCAACAGGTAACCTGCACAGCAGCGAGTTATTTAGCAGGCCGCAAGACACAGTAAATAATAGCCTATGACACAAAACCCTCCCACAAAAATTCTTGTCGTTCGCAATGATAAACTGGGTGATTTCATGTTGTGCTACCCCGCTTTTGCGCTGCTCAAACAGGCCCTGCCGCAGGCCCAGATCCATGCATTGGTACCGCAATACACCCGCGATATGGCTGCAACCTGCCCCAGCATTGATCAGGTTCTCATAGATCCGGACCCAAAAAACGGATCTGCATCGCAATTATGCCAATTACTGCGGGCGGAAAACTTTGATGCCGTCATTACACTCTTCTCTACCACTCGAGTGGCTTGGGCCACGTTTCGGGCTCGCATTCCTTACCGTTTGGCACCGGCCACTAAAATTGCGCAGATCTTTTACAACCACCGTCTGCTGCAACGACGCTCACGCTCGGAAAAACCGGAATATGAATATAATCTAGACCTGATTCGACAATTTCTGCGGGACCATCACATTAAAATCCCAGCCGAGCCGCAAGCGCCGTTTTTGCAGTTTGAACCCGAATTGGTGAACCAGCTGAAACAGGACTTTCTCCGTCAAAATAACATCCCCGCCCATAGCCGCTTGCTGTTCGTCCATTGCGGCAGTGGCGGTTCGGCCAACAATTTGTCTCCACAGCAATACGCCAAACTAATAACCGGCCTGGCAAGTGACGATATTCACTTTGTCCTCAGCGCCGGTCCCGGCGAACTGGAAATGGCTCAGCAGCTACAACAGACCATTGCCCCCATCACCAGTACGATTTATCAATCCAGTCAGGGGCTGATCCCTTTTGCGCAACATTTGCAGTTCGCCGACTTATTCATCAGCGGCTCCACCGGCCCCTTACACATCGCCGGTGCCTTAAACCGTCCCACCGCCGCCTTTTACACCCGCCGGCGCTCGGCCACCCCCTTGCGCTGGCAAACCTGTAACCAGACTGAACGTCGGCTGGCCTTCACCCCGGCCGATGATGCGGAAGAAATGGATATGAGCCGGGTTGACATACCGACGGCCTGTGCAGCAATCCAGGCGCGTTTTCTATGAACACCAATGCATATACCGGTATTAGTGTCATACTGCCCAACTATAACGGTAAACCCTTACTACAAGAAAACCTTCCCTCATTGTTTAAAGCCCTTGAGTTGTCCGACGCAGCCTATGAGGTCATCGTCGTTGATGACTGCTCCCAAGACGACAGTGTTGTGTTTTTGGAACAAGATTACCCAACCATACAAGTGATTCGCAGCCAACAAAACTCCGGATTCTCTCATACCTGTAACACCGGCATACAAGCCGCCAAATTTGACTTTAGCTGTATTGTGAATACGGACGTCACTTTCGAAACAACGTATTTCCAAAAGGCTCTACCCTATTTCCAAAACAATCAGGTATTCGCAGTCAAGGGCAGCATCATTAACTACAAAGGCAGCAAAGACCAGGTTCTTAACATAGAGAATAACGCACGCCTCTTTTATAAGCGAGGGTTTTTAAGATTAGACCGAAACAAACAACGGGATAAAACCGATTTTGATATTCAATTTTCCTTGTTGGGCTGCTGCTTTATTTGCCGCACGGATATCCTCAAACAACTCAAAGGATACGATGAAATTTTCAGTCCGTACTACTGGGAAGATTCGGACTTACCGTTGCGGGCCATAGCCTTGGGATATGAAGTGATATACGCTTCCGAATGTATTGTTTATCATAAAATCAGCTCCACAATCGCCAGCCACGCCAGCGATCGCAAGCGTCAACTGATTTCTCGACGAAACAAGTTTTTATTTACATGGAAACACTTGCAAGGACACAAACGCTGGTGCCAACACATCCTCGTTGTTACGATGTTTGTTGCCTTCAGATGGCTAATACTGGACTGGAAATTCTATACTTCATTGATAATGGCACTACAACGAAAGATAAGCGCATGAACCACCAATGTAGAATCTGCCACAACCACCACCACAACATCTCTTATCAAACCCGTGAGATGATGCTAGGTACGCACGATCACTTTAATTATTTTCAGTGCTCCCAATGCGGCTGCCTTCAAATCGAAATTATTCCAGCGAACCTGGCAGATTACTATCCCAAACAATACTATTCCTACAACGATCAGGAAAAGTTAGCCGGAAGAGCGCTAAGACGGTGGGGGGATCATAAAAGAGTCTTGGATATCACCCAAAACGCGTCCCTGCTGGGAAAATTTTTCAATGCCTTATCAAAGCCCTTAGATTATAAAGACTATATAGTCGCAACAGAGCTATCTAGAGAGGCCAAAATATTGGATATTGGTTGCGGCACGGGACGACTCATCATGCGAATGCATATGGGCGGCTACTATCACGTGGTTGGGTTGGACCCATTCGTGGAGAAAAATATCCAGTACAGTAACGGGGTCAGGATAGCCAAAGAGACCATAGAGAACTTCGCCGATTCCAGTAAAGACAAATTTGACCTGATAATGATGCACCACTCGTTAGAGCATATGCCAGACCAGTTAGCTCCACTGAAGGCCGCCAAGACCATATTAAAAAACACCGGCCACCTTCTAATTCGCGTTCCGCTATGCGACTCCTACGCCTGGGAACATTACAAAGAAAACTGGGTCCAATTGGATGCCCCCAGACATCTTTATTTAAATACTAAAAAAAGCATGGAAATATTGGCCGACACTGCCGGTTTTACCATTCAAAAAATTGAATACGATTCATCTAAATTTCAATTTACCGGAAGCGAACTGTATCTAAAAGGGATTGCGCTCAATGCCCCCAAAAAGGAGAAAGATATTTTCACCAGAAAACAATTATCGCAATTTTCTAAACAGGCAGAAGATCTAAACCTACAAGCTCAGGGCGACCAGGCCTGCTTCTATCTACAACACACCCGTTAACGAATACTCCATTCAAATTACTCACAGTCCTTCGAGTGCGACCTGCATGTCGAACACTGAACCGGGAATCCCCTAACGCTACAACGTTTTCAGATTCAAAATTTACCACGCCTTTGCTGCATGAGCACCTTACTGTATTTCACAAAAACATGCATAAACGACAACACGGACGCCACAAACCCGGCGAAGCCGTCCAGGAAACCTCCGCGCAATATATACATGCGAATGAAAGTCCATTTGGCATGCAATAAAGGCGAGAAAATGGAGACGCGCTTGCCTTTTTTGATAATTTCCTGCGCACCGATTTCCGTGAATTTATCCAGTGTCTGGATATGGCCGGAAATACTGTCAAAGGAATAGTGCAGAATATCGCCTTTGAGTTGATGGATATCTGCCCCGTCGACCAATACTTTGTCGTGAGGATTCACTCCGCCCCAACGAGCCGTGTTGCGATTGAACAAACGGATTTTGCGATCGGGATACCAGCAATGATTCATCCAGCGATAGACATAAAATGTCTTACGGGCCATGCGATAAGCATCGTGCTGCTCCAAAGAGTCCTTAATGGCTTCAATGGATTGACGCAGCTCTTCGGAAAGCCTCTCGTCACAGTCCAAACTAAGAATCCAATCGTTACCGGCTTTGCTCACCGCCAGATTTTTTTGCTCAATATGTCCGAGAAATTTTTGCTCGTAAATTTTATCCGTATATTGAGCGGCAATTTCACGCGTGCGATCTGTACTTAAGGAATCCACCACGATAATTTCGTCCACTAAGCCTTGCAGGCTTTTTAGACAATCCTCAATTCGATGTTCTTCATTGTAGGAGATAATACAAGCACTGATTTTGTTCATTGCCATTCCTCGATCTCTGACATCTTTAGCGGTCAATACGGTCAAGCGCGGACAGTACTCGTTCGACGCTAATGTTATTCAAACAGTTAGTGTGCCCCAAAGGACAGCGGCGTTTAAAACAGGGACTGCACTCCAGTCCCTCATACAAAACCGTCGCTTTGTCGCTTAAGGGTGGCGTATAGTCCGGTGTAGAGGAACCGTATATCGCGATCACATGTTGGCCCACGGCAGCGGCAATGTGCATCAAACCCGAATCGTTGCAGACAACGGCCTGCGGTAAGGACAACAAATCCACTGCATCGGCCAATTGGGTGCTGCCACACAAATTGCGCACCTGTGAATTGCCCTGGGCAATATCATCGCCACCGGACCTATCCTTTTCCGACCCGAATATCCACACATAGCAATCTTTTTGGGTCAACTGTCGGGCCAGTTGAGCATAATACGGCCAACACTTGGCCGGGCCGTATTCGGCACCCGGCATTAAACCCACCACGGGCTTGTCGGTTTGCAAATCCAGTTCGCGCAGCAAACGCTCTGCATTATTTCGATCAATGTTCAAAGTCGGTGGCAGTATGGATGGCGGCAATGGTGCATCCGGCGCTTCGCCTAAAGCGGTAAAACGTTGTACAGTTTGGGTCAAAACAGATTTATCCAAAGGACGAATATCGTTGATCACTCCATAGCGCAGCTCACCACGATACCCCACTCGGTGTTTTATTTTCGCGAAAAAAGGCACCAAAGCCGCCTTATAAGAACGAGGCAAAACCACGGCCAAGTCGTAGTTGACACTGCGCAAGGATTTACCCAATTGGTAGCGTCGCCCTATGGCCAAACGGCCATGCCCCAAGGGCTGTTCGACGCATTGGTGTACCTCGGGCATGCGCTGCAAGATAGGAGCAGACCAGGCCGGTGCCAGCACATCGATTAAGGCTGAGGGATAACGCTGACGCAGGCGTTTAAACAGGCTTTGGGCCATGACCATATCCCCGATCCAAGCGGGCCCGACCACCAGTATTTTTACAACAGGGTTTGTGCTCATCTGCCTTGCTGACTTCTATTAACGACTGCGAATCAGGCCGGAGCTACCTGATTACATATTTCCACATTGTGGCGCAAATGATCCGGATTGATGGTACCGACAATCATGCTGTTCACCCCCGCCTGGTTCAGCACAAACTCAAAAGATTCTTCCACGCCGGCACCGCCCACGGATGCGTCGGCATGGCCGCTTTGCAAACCTTTCTTAACCACCACTCCTTTATTCAGGCGCTGCGCTTCTTCCAATACGGGCAGATCCTGATGTTCGCTTAAATTGCAGGTAGCCATCACCACATCACAGTGCTGTACCACCCACAAACCGCCCTCAAGAGTTTTGGTGGACATACCGAATGCACGGACGTGCCCCTGATCCTTGAGTTTGTTCAAGGCTTCCAAGGCACCGGCATTGTGAATAATATCCATATCGTTACCGTCGGAGTGCACCAAAACCACGTCCACAAAATCTCGTCGTAATCGTTTCAGACTGCGATGCACACTGTCACGGGTTGTTTTGCTTGAAAAGTCAAATAACGACTGGCCGTTCTCAAAGGCTTCACCCACCTTTGTCACAATAACCCAGTCATTGCGATTGGGCAGCAACTGTCCTAAACGCTCTTCACTGTTGCCATAAGCAGGCGCGGTATCGATGAGATTTATGCCCAGCTCTTTCGCCTGTTCCAATAAAGCAGTTACGGCCGCGTCATCCGGAATGGTAAATCCATGAGGATATTTCACCTGTTGATCCCGACCCAGCTTTACTGTGCCCAAACCCAGCACGCTCACTGCAAAACCGGCGCTACCCAATTGTCTTTTTTGCATCGGACTTCCTCTTGTATCCGCACATCAATCCCAACGGTTCGATTCCTGCCAGGGCAATTTTGCCATTTGCGGATGCTGCCATTGCGGTAATGGCACCAGACCCGATGGCCTTATATTTAATTGGCGTAATAATTCCATCACCTCAGCAGCCAGCACCGGAGCCAAAGCCAGCTTAGTGGGCCAGGCGGTAATGACGGTGTTCTCTTGTTGCGCGAAAACCGTATCCGGTCTTTTTCCATCACTGGTTTCAGGTTCCGCGCGATCTATGCTCAAACACGCCCATTGCACTGAAGAAAAATCCAACCAGGAAAACACTTGCTGTAATTCTTTCTTAGCGTCAGCGATTAATTGTTCATCACTCATTGCGGGGCCGTTCTCCGCCAACTGCCCCCCCACATACCAGACGGTATTACCGTGAACATCGAAATGGGAGGTAATGGTGATACGAGGATTAACGCTGGCCCCCAGGCAATGAGCGTAAAGCACTGGAAGATCGCCGCGCAACATCACCATTTTCAAAGGCCGTAATTGCATCCGTGGTGATTGACGACCTAATGCCTGCAACAATGCGGCATTACCCTTGCCGGCGGCTAAAATAACTTGGTTCGCGGATATGCAGAATTGCTGCCCGCCATTGCTGAAGCAAAAATTCCCGGCGACAGCTGTATCAAACGTTGGCACCCCTTCCAGTTTGGCTATAGACTGAGTATGCGGTTCAGCCAGAGTTTGTACAATAGACATGGCATCCAATACGGGTTCGTTCAACTGATACACCTGGCCTTTGAAAGCGGCAGCCTGAAACACCGGTGGACGTTGCTCGTGTTTAACTTCTTGCGTACGGCTGTGCATGGCACGACTGGCAAAAAAACCGCTTAAGCGGGACCCAATACCGCTGGTGGACCACATGTATTGATGTGATGAAAGAATTTTGACTTTGCTAAGATCCAGCTCGCCTTTGCCGGATATACAATCCAACCACAATTTGGGCATGCGGCTGACTTTATCGGCGGCTGAACTCAACTTACCGGTTAAGGCGTATTTGGTACCGCCGTGAATAATACCTTGAGCGCAGCGGGTTTGCCCTGCTCCAAGTTGTTCACTTTCCA
The window above is part of the Gammaproteobacteria bacterium genome. Proteins encoded here:
- a CDS encoding SDR family oxidoreductase → MHIRKRILITGGAGFIGSHLSEALLAQGYDVICLDNYFTGTKDNVAHLLDNPNFELLRHDVTFPLYVEVDEIYNLACPASPIHYQHDPVQTTKTSVHGAINMLGLAKRTRAKIFQASTSEVYGDPQVHPQTEDYWGHVNPIGFRSCYDEGKRCAETLFFDYRRQHNLIIKVARIFNTYGPRMHPNDGRVVSNFIVQALRGEDITIYGDGSQSRSFCYVDDLVDAFIRLMNSRDDFAGPVNLGNPNEFTIKELAEQVLEQVGSKSKLVYKPLPSDDPRQRQPDISLAKQELDWQPKVALKEGLSKTIAYFDELLKK
- a CDS encoding glycosyltransferase family 9 protein, whose protein sequence is MPQLPLSSAPQSLCILRLSAIGDICHTLPVVRTLQRAWPQTQLTWIIGKTEHQLIGDIENIEFLVFDKSRPWQSYRSLYRQLRRRHFDALLHMQMSIRSSLINRFVHSPIRLGFHRQQAKDLQWLFNNHQIAAANKQHVMDSLFGFAQALGIKEPYLHWDIPIAKPEQDHVAQLLSAARPDQPLLLISPSSSMPYRNWHVAGYAAICDYAAQRYGAYVVLSGGPSPLEQQLGADIEAQAKHKPLNLIGKTNLKQMLALLQRATALLSPDSGPAHMATAVNTPVVGLYACTNPDRARPYLSEDTTVNRYAEAIEKKFGVAVDQIPWGTRVKDPGTMDLISIEDVKQKLDSILGSAS
- a CDS encoding D-sedoheptulose 7-phosphate isomerase, with protein sequence MLEQIKSQLKDSIQTKQQLLNDTQMLETIQKVAQVCIEAYRSGHKLMLAGNGGSAADAQHIAAELVGRFEKDRAGIAAMALTTNSSTMTAVANDYGYNAVFHRQIEAFGQKGDVFIGYSTSGGSANVVAAIQACKQAGIITVGMTGASGGDMLELCDYCVRVPSTNTARIQESHIAIGHVICSLIEEALF
- a CDS encoding glycosyltransferase family 9 protein, translating into MTQNPPTKILVVRNDKLGDFMLCYPAFALLKQALPQAQIHALVPQYTRDMAATCPSIDQVLIDPDPKNGSASQLCQLLRAENFDAVITLFSTTRVAWATFRARIPYRLAPATKIAQIFYNHRLLQRRSRSEKPEYEYNLDLIRQFLRDHHIKIPAEPQAPFLQFEPELVNQLKQDFLRQNNIPAHSRLLFVHCGSGGSANNLSPQQYAKLITGLASDDIHFVLSAGPGELEMAQQLQQTIAPITSTIYQSSQGLIPFAQHLQFADLFISGSTGPLHIAGALNRPTAAFYTRRRSATPLRWQTCNQTERRLAFTPADDAEEMDMSRVDIPTACAAIQARFL
- a CDS encoding glycosyltransferase family 2 protein, which gives rise to MNTNAYTGISVILPNYNGKPLLQENLPSLFKALELSDAAYEVIVVDDCSQDDSVVFLEQDYPTIQVIRSQQNSGFSHTCNTGIQAAKFDFSCIVNTDVTFETTYFQKALPYFQNNQVFAVKGSIINYKGSKDQVLNIENNARLFYKRGFLRLDRNKQRDKTDFDIQFSLLGCCFICRTDILKQLKGYDEIFSPYYWEDSDLPLRAIALGYEVIYASECIVYHKISSTIASHASDRKRQLISRRNKFLFTWKHLQGHKRWCQHILVVTMFVAFRWLILDWKFYTSLIMALQRKISA
- a CDS encoding class I SAM-dependent methyltransferase, with amino-acid sequence MNHQCRICHNHHHNISYQTREMMLGTHDHFNYFQCSQCGCLQIEIIPANLADYYPKQYYSYNDQEKLAGRALRRWGDHKRVLDITQNASLLGKFFNALSKPLDYKDYIVATELSREAKILDIGCGTGRLIMRMHMGGYYHVVGLDPFVEKNIQYSNGVRIAKETIENFADSSKDKFDLIMMHHSLEHMPDQLAPLKAAKTILKNTGHLLIRVPLCDSYAWEHYKENWVQLDAPRHLYLNTKKSMEILADTAGFTIQKIEYDSSKFQFTGSELYLKGIALNAPKKEKDIFTRKQLSQFSKQAEDLNLQAQGDQACFYLQHTR
- a CDS encoding glycosyltransferase family 2 protein, giving the protein MNKISACIISYNEEHRIEDCLKSLQGLVDEIIVVDSLSTDRTREIAAQYTDKIYEQKFLGHIEQKNLAVSKAGNDWILSLDCDERLSEELRQSIEAIKDSLEQHDAYRMARKTFYVYRWMNHCWYPDRKIRLFNRNTARWGGVNPHDKVLVDGADIHQLKGDILHYSFDSISGHIQTLDKFTEIGAQEIIKKGKRVSIFSPLLHAKWTFIRMYILRGGFLDGFAGFVASVLSFMHVFVKYSKVLMQQRRGKF
- the waaF gene encoding lipopolysaccharide heptosyltransferase II: MSTNPVVKILVVGPAWIGDMVMAQSLFKRLRQRYPSALIDVLAPAWSAPILQRMPEVHQCVEQPLGHGRLAIGRRYQLGKSLRSVNYDLAVVLPRSYKAALVPFFAKIKHRVGYRGELRYGVINDIRPLDKSVLTQTVQRFTALGEAPDAPLPPSILPPTLNIDRNNAERLLRELDLQTDKPVVGLMPGAEYGPAKCWPYYAQLARQLTQKDCYVWIFGSEKDRSGGDDIAQGNSQVRNLCGSTQLADAVDLLSLPQAVVCNDSGLMHIAAAVGQHVIAIYGSSTPDYTPPLSDKATVLYEGLECSPCFKRRCPLGHTNCLNNISVERVLSALDRIDR
- a CDS encoding aldo/keto reductase; this encodes MQKRQLGSAGFAVSVLGLGTVKLGRDQQVKYPHGFTIPDDAAVTALLEQAKELGINLIDTAPAYGNSEERLGQLLPNRNDWVIVTKVGEAFENGQSLFDFSSKTTRDSVHRSLKRLRRDFVDVVLVHSDGNDMDIIHNAGALEALNKLKDQGHVRAFGMSTKTLEGGLWVVQHCDVVMATCNLSEHQDLPVLEEAQRLNKGVVVKKGLQSGHADASVGGAGVEESFEFVLNQAGVNSMIVGTINPDHLRHNVEICNQVAPA
- a CDS encoding FAD-dependent oxidoreductase, which encodes MNTGKPETSVKVDLAIFGGGIAGLWLLALARKAGFNAILLESEQLGAGQTRCAQGIIHGGTKYALTGKLSSAADKVSRMPKLWLDCISGKGELDLSKVKILSSHQYMWSTSGIGSRLSGFFASRAMHSRTQEVKHEQRPPVFQAAAFKGQVYQLNEPVLDAMSIVQTLAEPHTQSIAKLEGVPTFDTAVAGNFCFSNGGQQFCISANQVILAAGKGNAALLQALGRQSPRMQLRPLKMVMLRGDLPVLYAHCLGASVNPRITITSHFDVHGNTVWYVGGQLAENGPAMSDEQLIADAKKELQQVFSWLDFSSVQWACLSIDRAEPETSDGKRPDTVFAQQENTVITAWPTKLALAPVLAAEVMELLRQLNIRPSGLVPLPQWQHPQMAKLPWQESNRWD